Proteins from a genomic interval of Medicago truncatula cultivar Jemalong A17 chromosome 3, MtrunA17r5.0-ANR, whole genome shotgun sequence:
- the LOC120579580 gene encoding non-specific lipid-transfer protein encodes MLRKKIISLSMLVMVLGMLVATLDARQIDDGVGPATPTSYCCAGITDLNQKANTTQIRRDVCNCLKPAASRFGVNPDRSKQLPTLCNITLNVPFDPSVDCNTVQ; translated from the exons atgttgaGGAAGAaaattatttctctttctaTGCTTGTGATGGTTTTAGGCATGCTAGTAGCAACATTAGATGCACGCCAAATTGATGAC GGAGTTGGCCCTGCTACACCAACTAGTTATTGTTGTGCAGGAATAACTGATTTAAATCAAAAGGCTAACACCACTCAGATTCGGAGGGATGTGTGCAATTGTCTCAAACCGGCTGCATCAAGATTCGGAGTTAACCCAGATAGATCAAAACAACTACCAACTCTTTGCAACATTACTCTCAATGTTCCTTTTGATCCAAGCGTCGATTGCAACAC GGTTCAATGA
- the LOC120579582 gene encoding non-specific lipid-transfer protein translates to MLRKKIISLSMVVMVLGMLVATLDARQIDDGVGPATPTSYCCAGITDLNQKANTTQILRDVCNCLKPAASRFGVNPDRSKQLPTLCNITLNVPFDPSVDCNTVQ, encoded by the exons atgttgaGGAAGAAAATTATATCTCTTTCTATGGTTGTGATGGTTTTAGGCATGCTAGTAGCAACATTAGATGCACGCCAAATTGATGAC GGAGTTGGCCCTGCTACACCAACTAGTTATTGTTGTGCAGGAATAACTGATTTAAATCAAAAGGCTAACACCACTCAGATTCTGAGGGATGTGTGCAATTGTCTCAAACCGGCTGCATCAAGATTCGGAGTTAACCCAGATAGATCAAAACAACTACCAACTCTTTGCAACATTACTCTCAATGTTCCTTTTGATCCAAGCGTCGATTGCAACAC GGTTCAATGA
- the LOC120579583 gene encoding non-specific lipid-transfer protein — protein sequence MLRKKIISLSMVVMVLGMLVATLDARQIDDGVGPATPTSYCCAGITDLNQKANTTQIRRDVCNCLKPAASRFGVNPDRSKQLPTLCNITLNVPFDPSVDCNTVQ from the exons atgttgaGGAAGAAAATTATATCTCTTTCTATGGTTGTGATGGTTTTAGGCATGCTAGTAGCAACATTAGATGCACGCCAAATTGATGAC GGAGTTGGCCCTGCTACACCAACTAGTTATTGTTGTGCAGGAATAACTGATTTAAATCAAAAGGCTAACACCACTCAGATTCGGAGGGATGTGTGCAATTGTCTCAAACCGGCTGCATCAAGATTCGGAGTTAACCCAGATAGATCAAAACAACTACCAACTCTTTGCAACATTACTCTCAATGTTCCTTTTGATCCAAGCGTCGATTGCAACAC GGTTCAATGA
- the LOC120579584 gene encoding non-specific lipid-transfer protein: protein MLRKKIISLSMVVMVLGMLVATLDARQIDDGVGPATPTSYCCAGITDLNQKANTTQIRRDVCNCLKPAASRFGVNPDRSKQLPTLCNITLNVPFDPSVDCNTV from the exons atgttgaGGAAGAAAATTATATCTCTTTCTATGGTTGTGATGGTTTTAGGCATGCTAGTAGCAACATTAGATGCACGCCAAATTGATGAC GGAGTTGGCCCTGCTACACCAACTAGTTATTGTTGTGCAGGAATAACTGATTTAAATCAAAAGGCTAACACCACTCAGATTCGGAGGGATGTGTGCAATTGTCTCAAACCGGCTGCATCAAGATTCGGAGTTAACCCAGATAGATCAAAACAACTACCAACTCTTTGCAACATTACTCTCAATGTTCCTTTTGATCCAAGCGTCGATTGCAACAC GGTTTAA